Proteins from a genomic interval of Prevotella sp. E13-27:
- a CDS encoding N-acetylmuramidase domain-containing protein — protein MSCSLLITGSDDGDRCDNLRHASYPLHVTTQAIQSECRQLLLSVRFIRGNKSMLAALQKKDWPTFARLYNGPAYAQNRYDDKLSKAYFSFCK, from the coding sequence ATCTCTTGCTCCCTATTAATCACTGGTTCTGATGATGGCGACAGGTGCGACAACCTGCGACATGCATCCTATCCCCTTCATGTAACCACACAGGCCATCCAGTCTGAATGTCGGCAGTTACTGCTCAGCGTACGCTTCATCCGTGGCAACAAGTCTATGCTTGCTGCCTTGCAGAAAAAGGATTGGCCTACGTTCGCACGCCTCTACAACGGCCCTGCGTATGCTCAGAACCGCTATGACGATAAACTCTCTAAGGCTTATTTCTCATTCTGTAAGTAG